A genomic stretch from Chitinophaga agri includes:
- a CDS encoding TonB-dependent receptor → MKKVLLALGILPLASYAQSYSDTTHRLREVTIQAYPGKQFTLLQVPTSSTVLTSRQLQLQQGVTLLPAMNTVPGVRMEERSPGSYRLSLRGSLLRSPFGIRNVKMYLDEIPLTDAGGNSYLNLSDPGSFQGIEILKGPDGSQFGANSGGVVLLHPAGTLPDSNHVRADIQGGSYGLFREQLGWQQQSGNYKVNIYQAVHRSDGYRDNSAMKRYYVQTAQEWQYNPHNQLKLIAFYSDLNYRTPGGLTLAQMEANPKASRPATPTLPGAITQQAGIRNKTAFGGLVHTSQLSEHWRHVITVFGSNTHFENPFITNFEARDENTAGARTYFALQDQQIGNTGMRMDWTTGMEWQQTTSDIDNYGNRAGVRDTLQAASDITARQYFYFTGLTFRPGKQWVAEAAVSLNYYRYHFNDVAAGTDGKKKFTAELMPRFSLSYLITPSLAARATVSRGYSPPSIAEVRASDNIINTALQAETGWNYETGLRLNTRNNRFQLDASVFYYKLEEAIVRKLHDDGTEFFTNAGGTNQTGVEFQGSAWLETPRTSGFFRGIQLQGSYTYSHFRFSNYNNAGKDFSGNALTGVPENVVTSALLIELPARVSLYTQYNYTTRLPLDDANTSFAKEYHLVQTKLNWGVNRWLAIYAGADNLLNQRYSLGNDLNAVGARYYNPAPDRNYYGGVRILL, encoded by the coding sequence ATGAAAAAAGTTCTATTGGCGCTTGGCATATTGCCATTGGCCAGTTACGCACAGTCATATTCTGATACAACACATCGTCTCCGGGAGGTAACCATACAGGCATATCCTGGCAAACAGTTTACATTGCTGCAGGTACCTACCAGCAGTACCGTGCTTACCTCCCGGCAGTTACAGTTACAACAGGGCGTCACCCTGTTACCTGCCATGAACACTGTTCCCGGTGTACGCATGGAAGAACGTTCTCCCGGCAGTTACCGGCTTTCCCTTAGAGGTAGCCTGCTCCGCTCTCCCTTTGGCATCCGGAACGTCAAAATGTACCTGGACGAAATTCCTCTTACAGATGCAGGTGGTAACTCCTACCTGAACCTGTCTGACCCCGGTAGCTTTCAGGGAATAGAAATACTGAAAGGCCCTGACGGCAGCCAGTTTGGTGCTAACTCAGGAGGCGTCGTATTATTACATCCGGCAGGTACATTACCTGACAGTAATCATGTACGGGCTGATATACAAGGTGGCAGCTATGGACTGTTCCGCGAGCAACTGGGCTGGCAGCAGCAATCGGGGAACTATAAAGTGAATATCTACCAGGCAGTACATCGTTCCGATGGCTATCGTGATAACAGCGCCATGAAGCGTTACTATGTGCAGACGGCGCAGGAATGGCAGTATAATCCACATAATCAGCTGAAGCTGATCGCCTTTTACAGTGATCTGAACTACAGGACACCGGGAGGATTGACGCTGGCACAGATGGAGGCCAATCCGAAAGCATCCCGCCCTGCCACTCCTACGCTACCAGGGGCTATAACACAACAGGCGGGTATCCGTAATAAGACTGCTTTTGGAGGACTGGTGCACACTTCTCAGCTGTCTGAACACTGGCGGCATGTTATTACTGTGTTTGGTAGTAACACTCATTTTGAAAATCCCTTTATCACCAACTTTGAAGCAAGGGATGAGAATACTGCAGGCGCACGTACCTACTTTGCCCTGCAGGACCAGCAGATCGGCAATACTGGTATGCGAATGGACTGGACAACAGGTATGGAATGGCAGCAAACCACTTCTGACATTGACAACTATGGCAACCGTGCGGGTGTAAGAGATACGTTACAGGCAGCCAGTGATATCACCGCCAGACAATACTTCTATTTTACCGGCCTTACATTCAGACCGGGTAAACAGTGGGTGGCAGAAGCTGCGGTAAGCCTTAACTATTATCGCTACCACTTCAACGACGTCGCTGCAGGCACAGATGGCAAAAAGAAGTTTACGGCGGAACTCATGCCCCGCTTCTCGCTGTCCTATCTGATCACACCTTCACTGGCGGCACGTGCGACTGTCAGCCGGGGCTATTCCCCACCTTCCATAGCGGAAGTGAGGGCCTCAGATAACATCATCAATACCGCCCTTCAGGCAGAAACGGGATGGAACTATGAAACGGGCCTCCGCTTAAATACCCGTAATAACCGTTTCCAGCTGGATGCTTCCGTTTTCTATTACAAACTGGAGGAAGCGATCGTACGTAAACTACATGATGATGGTACGGAGTTCTTTACCAATGCAGGAGGTACGAATCAGACGGGAGTAGAATTTCAGGGAAGTGCCTGGCTGGAGACCCCAAGGACAAGTGGCTTTTTCCGTGGCATACAGTTGCAGGGAAGTTACACCTACAGTCATTTCCGGTTCAGCAATTATAACAATGCAGGCAAAGACTTTTCCGGCAATGCGCTTACCGGTGTACCTGAAAATGTAGTTACGTCAGCCCTGCTGATTGAACTACCTGCCCGTGTATCGTTGTATACACAATACAACTATACGACCCGTTTACCACTGGATGATGCCAATACCTCTTTTGCAAAAGAATATCACCTGGTACAAACTAAACTGAATTGGGGCGTGAACAGATGGCTGGCCATCTATGCCGGTGCAGATAATCTGCTGAATCAGCGGTATAGCCTGGGAAATGACCTGAATGCCGTAGGCGCCAGGTATTACAATCCGGCACCTGACAGAAACTACTATGGCGGTGTAAGGATCTTATTATAA
- a CDS encoding PQQ-dependent sugar dehydrogenase, translating to MRKYLPAAAIVLLSLAACHNATKPDQSSADSTTHTDTTAQTDSLPAPYATKSSKNYSNVLGWHEGNTPVAPQGLTVTAFATDLKNPRWMYVLPNGDVLVAESSTHDDVGKKVKDAVSGRAGSGNFGNSADRITLLRDNDRDGIPEVRTTFLKELNQPFGMLLLDKTFYVANTDGILQFSYKNGDTVISGQGKKILDLPAGGYNNHWTRNIISNVAGNKIYVSVGSGSNNAEHGMENEQRRANILVINTDGSGEKIYASGLRNPVGMDWAPGTQTLWTAVNERDELGDELVPDYLTSVKEGGFYGWPYSYWGQHPDPTMEGKQQPELVNKAIVPDLSLGAHTASLGLAFYKGKALPEKYRNGAFIGQHGSWNRSTLSGYKVVFVPFKNGNPAGQPEDFLTGFIADADKSEVYGRPVGIAVATDGALLVADDAGNTIWRVK from the coding sequence ATGAGAAAATATTTACCAGCTGCGGCCATTGTCTTGTTATCACTCGCGGCCTGTCACAATGCCACCAAACCAGATCAGTCATCTGCTGATAGTACCACCCACACGGATACTACTGCGCAGACAGATTCTTTGCCGGCCCCATATGCCACAAAGTCTTCAAAGAACTACAGTAACGTATTGGGATGGCATGAAGGGAACACCCCTGTAGCGCCACAGGGGCTCACGGTGACTGCCTTTGCAACGGACCTTAAAAACCCCAGGTGGATGTATGTATTGCCCAATGGAGATGTACTGGTAGCAGAATCAAGTACCCATGATGATGTCGGTAAAAAGGTCAAAGATGCTGTGAGTGGTAGAGCCGGTTCGGGGAATTTCGGCAACAGTGCCGACCGCATTACATTATTACGTGATAACGACCGTGATGGAATACCAGAGGTCCGCACTACCTTTTTAAAGGAATTAAACCAGCCATTCGGCATGCTGTTGCTCGACAAAACATTTTACGTCGCCAACACTGATGGTATTCTGCAATTCTCCTATAAGAATGGCGATACTGTCATTTCCGGCCAGGGTAAAAAGATCCTCGACCTGCCTGCCGGTGGTTACAATAATCACTGGACACGCAATATCATTTCCAATGTTGCAGGCAATAAAATATATGTAAGTGTAGGTTCTGGTAGTAACAATGCAGAGCATGGCATGGAAAACGAACAGAGACGTGCCAACATTCTTGTGATCAATACGGATGGTAGCGGAGAGAAAATATACGCCAGCGGACTACGCAATCCTGTAGGTATGGACTGGGCTCCTGGTACACAAACGTTATGGACAGCCGTCAATGAACGGGACGAGCTGGGTGATGAGCTGGTGCCTGACTACCTCACCAGTGTAAAAGAGGGTGGTTTTTATGGATGGCCTTATTCCTACTGGGGCCAACATCCTGATCCTACCATGGAAGGCAAACAGCAGCCGGAACTGGTTAATAAGGCGATTGTGCCTGACCTCTCCCTCGGCGCACATACAGCCTCTTTAGGCCTTGCTTTTTACAAGGGCAAGGCGTTACCCGAAAAGTACAGAAACGGCGCGTTTATAGGGCAGCATGGCTCTTGGAACCGCTCTACCCTCTCCGGTTATAAGGTGGTCTTTGTGCCGTTTAAAAATGGAAACCCTGCCGGGCAGCCGGAAGACTTTCTGACTGGTTTCATTGCTGATGCTGACAAGAGTGAGGTATATGGCCGGCCGGTAGGCATCGCCGTTGCTACAGATGGCGCCCTGCTGGTAGCTGATGATGCCGGTAATACCATTTGGCGGGTGAAATAA
- a CDS encoding energy transducer TonB, with the protein MEKYLPRIYIVNVYPMNAKNIIKSDFLDILFDGRNKDYGAYELRRSEDRRVRNAIIGTASVALVIIGGYVLSNKLLAADMHKRSEVDIVAAIPEMRDLPPEEKPVTPPPPAVPTPPPPPVSTAGFVSPVVTDDDLVRDEEQMPPRDSLEHKAIGLTSTNVPGGDSEMENPFAGVPGGNGVVEPPKPQVPVDEPPMIFVEIMPEFMGGEDALTRFLRKNIRYPHMAQENGIEGKVFVQFVVNKDGSISDVQTVGAHRGGGLEEEAMRVVKLMPAWKPGRQSGRYVSVRYNLPIGFQLEH; encoded by the coding sequence ATGGAAAAGTATTTGCCCCGCATCTATATTGTAAATGTTTATCCCATGAATGCAAAGAACATTATTAAATCAGATTTTCTCGACATTCTTTTCGATGGTCGTAATAAAGACTACGGTGCCTATGAATTACGCCGTAGCGAAGACAGGCGTGTGCGAAATGCTATAATAGGTACGGCTTCCGTGGCTTTGGTGATCATTGGTGGATATGTGCTGAGTAACAAACTATTGGCTGCGGATATGCATAAACGAAGTGAAGTTGATATAGTGGCTGCTATTCCGGAAATGAGAGACTTACCTCCGGAAGAGAAACCGGTAACACCACCACCACCGGCTGTTCCCACACCGCCACCACCGCCTGTTTCAACCGCTGGTTTTGTAAGTCCTGTCGTGACAGATGACGATCTTGTACGCGATGAAGAACAAATGCCTCCGAGGGATAGTCTTGAACACAAAGCCATTGGCCTGACGAGTACAAATGTCCCTGGTGGTGACAGCGAAATGGAAAATCCATTTGCAGGTGTACCTGGTGGGAACGGCGTCGTGGAACCACCTAAGCCACAGGTGCCTGTTGACGAACCTCCGATGATCTTTGTTGAAATAATGCCCGAATTTATGGGTGGTGAAGATGCATTGACAAGGTTCCTGCGGAAGAATATCCGGTATCCACATATGGCGCAGGAAAACGGCATTGAAGGAAAGGTATTTGTACAGTTTGTTGTCAATAAAGATGGGTCGATCAGTGATGTGCAGACCGTAGGTGCACACAGAGGTGGTGGCCTGGAAGAAGAAGCCATGCGCGTGGTAAAACTGATGCCAGCCTGGAAACCTGGTAGACAGAGTGGCCGATATGTAAGCGTACGCTATAACCTCCCCATCGGTTTCCAGTTAGAACACTAA
- a CDS encoding phosphoenolpyruvate carboxylase, producing the protein MEAPVNNTLQLFKNLVGTKFQLYNSLFTALPFHKVERTGVFLSLFLIHCEEGFAKEKSPQEILDSYFQQYTSCSNEQQKLDLMFRFVQYAERQVVLFDALEDAAFRQIHDVHGTGTLSHLLSEITAEQAEDRLAKKLQDFSVRLVLTAHPTQFYPGGVLTIINDLSRALINDNTAQVNAYLQQLGKTPFFKKEKPTPYDEAISLIWFLENTFYPAAGRIISKLKAQFPAAVNSNNPVIRMGFWPGGDRDGNPFVTADTTLRTAEALRGGIIKCYYLDVRRLKRRLTFKGIEQELNALEQQLYNNLFIPGQKTNISQKEILDVLARIRIILIEENNGLFLNLLDDMVSRVELFGLFFATLDIRQDSSAHGPLLEAIAEKTDLLPKNYKDLPDNEKITHLLNIKAKADPGVLEDALHKDTLATIAAVKEIQQANGEFGCHRYIISHSMNALNVMEVYGLFLASGWEKDKLSIDIVPLFETIDDLRQAGNVMRELYDNAAYREHLKKRYNKQTIMLGFSDGTKDGGYLMANWSIYKAKQELTRISREYEIDVVFFDGRGGPPARGGGKTHQFYASMGRDIANEEIQLTIQGQTISSNFGTVESAQFNIEQLVHAGIANELFSSREVTLSGEEESLLQGLADEGYKAFNVLKHHPDFLDYLDFASPLRYYAETNIGSRPSKRNAAAKLNLNDLRAVPYVGAWSQLKQNVPGYYGVGSALEVLEKEGKWDDLRKLYKNSLFFRTLLGNCQMAMKKSYFPLTAAYGKHPRFGEVWNMIHDEYKRTRTMILKLVGENELMAAYPVDQLSIQMRERIVLPLLTIQQAALVRIRELNETGNGDGLKETYEKLVVRCSFGIINAGRNSA; encoded by the coding sequence ATGGAAGCACCGGTTAATAATACCTTGCAGTTGTTTAAGAACCTGGTTGGTACCAAGTTCCAGTTATACAATAGTCTGTTTACCGCATTACCTTTTCATAAGGTAGAGAGAACCGGCGTATTTCTGTCATTGTTCCTCATCCACTGTGAAGAAGGATTCGCAAAGGAAAAAAGTCCCCAGGAAATTCTCGATTCTTATTTTCAGCAGTACACCTCCTGCAGCAATGAACAGCAGAAGCTGGACCTCATGTTCCGCTTTGTGCAGTACGCTGAGCGCCAGGTAGTGTTGTTTGATGCGCTTGAAGATGCCGCTTTCCGTCAGATCCATGATGTGCACGGCACAGGCACACTGAGCCACCTCTTGTCCGAGATCACCGCCGAACAGGCTGAAGACAGGCTGGCTAAGAAGTTACAGGATTTCTCCGTAAGGCTCGTATTGACAGCACACCCTACCCAGTTCTATCCAGGCGGTGTACTAACTATCATCAATGACCTCTCAAGGGCATTGATCAATGATAATACCGCCCAGGTGAACGCTTACCTTCAGCAGTTGGGTAAAACTCCTTTCTTTAAGAAGGAAAAACCTACGCCATACGATGAGGCTATCAGCCTTATCTGGTTCCTGGAAAATACATTCTACCCTGCCGCCGGGCGTATTATTTCCAAACTGAAGGCACAGTTCCCCGCTGCTGTCAATAGTAATAATCCAGTTATCCGTATGGGATTCTGGCCTGGTGGAGACAGAGACGGTAACCCGTTTGTAACAGCAGATACTACCTTACGTACCGCTGAGGCGCTGCGTGGAGGTATCATTAAGTGTTACTACCTGGATGTGCGCCGTCTGAAACGCCGCCTGACGTTCAAAGGTATTGAGCAGGAGCTCAACGCCCTGGAACAACAGCTGTATAATAATCTGTTCATTCCAGGGCAAAAGACCAACATATCACAAAAAGAGATACTGGACGTACTCGCACGTATCCGCATCATACTCATAGAAGAGAACAACGGCCTGTTCCTCAACCTGCTGGATGACATGGTCAGCCGCGTGGAACTCTTCGGACTGTTCTTCGCTACGCTGGACATCCGTCAGGATAGTTCTGCTCATGGACCACTGCTGGAAGCAATCGCTGAAAAGACAGACCTGTTGCCGAAAAATTATAAAGACCTGCCGGATAATGAGAAGATCACTCATTTGCTGAATATTAAAGCTAAAGCAGATCCGGGTGTGCTGGAAGATGCCCTGCATAAAGATACCCTCGCCACTATTGCCGCTGTAAAGGAGATTCAGCAGGCCAACGGCGAATTCGGCTGTCACCGCTATATCATCAGCCACAGCATGAATGCACTGAATGTCATGGAGGTGTATGGTCTCTTCCTGGCTTCCGGCTGGGAAAAAGACAAACTCAGCATAGATATCGTGCCACTGTTTGAAACCATCGATGACTTACGTCAGGCGGGTAATGTGATGCGTGAGTTGTATGATAATGCTGCCTACAGGGAACACCTGAAAAAGCGTTATAACAAACAGACCATTATGCTGGGCTTCTCCGATGGTACCAAAGATGGTGGTTACCTGATGGCCAACTGGAGCATCTATAAGGCAAAACAGGAACTGACCCGTATCTCCAGGGAATATGAAATAGATGTTGTCTTCTTCGATGGTCGTGGCGGTCCTCCAGCAAGAGGTGGCGGTAAAACTCACCAGTTCTATGCGTCTATGGGACGTGATATTGCCAATGAAGAAATTCAGCTGACGATACAGGGACAGACCATCAGCTCCAACTTCGGAACAGTGGAATCTGCCCAGTTCAATATTGAGCAACTGGTACATGCCGGTATTGCCAATGAGCTGTTCTCCTCCCGTGAAGTGACCCTTTCCGGGGAAGAAGAGTCATTGCTACAGGGACTGGCAGATGAAGGGTATAAAGCATTCAATGTACTGAAACATCATCCTGACTTCCTGGATTACCTGGACTTCGCAAGTCCGCTGCGTTACTATGCAGAAACCAACATCGGTAGCCGTCCTTCCAAAAGGAACGCTGCTGCCAAACTGAACCTGAACGATCTCAGGGCGGTGCCTTATGTCGGTGCCTGGAGCCAGCTGAAACAGAACGTACCTGGTTATTATGGCGTAGGTTCAGCATTGGAAGTACTGGAAAAAGAAGGTAAATGGGACGACCTCAGGAAACTATACAAAAACTCCCTGTTTTTCCGTACCCTGCTGGGTAACTGTCAGATGGCGATGAAGAAAAGCTACTTCCCCCTTACAGCAGCATATGGTAAACATCCACGTTTCGGCGAAGTATGGAACATGATCCATGATGAGTACAAACGTACCCGTACGATGATCCTGAAGCTGGTAGGTGAAAATGAACTCATGGCTGCCTATCCGGTTGATCAGCTGTCTATTCAGATGCGTGAGCGTATCGTGCTGCCGCTGCTTACCATACAGCAGGCTGCCCTGGTGCGCATTCGCGAACTGAATGAGACGGGCAATGGTGATGGCCTGAAAGAAACGTATGAGAAACTGGTTGTACGTTGTTCCTTCGGTATTATCAATGCCGGGAGGAACTCCGCTTAA
- the ureA gene encoding urease subunit gamma — protein MHLTARETEKLLLYLAGELAEKRKARGLKLNYPEAIALISSRLQEAARDGQTVAQLMQYGATILTREDVMEGIPEMIDEIQIEATFPDGSKLVTVHHPIR, from the coding sequence ATGCATTTAACGGCAAGGGAGACTGAAAAACTATTGTTATACCTGGCAGGAGAACTTGCAGAGAAGAGAAAGGCCAGGGGACTTAAACTGAATTATCCGGAAGCAATTGCACTGATCAGCAGCCGGTTGCAGGAAGCTGCCAGGGACGGGCAGACGGTCGCGCAACTGATGCAGTATGGTGCTACCATACTTACCAGAGAGGATGTCATGGAAGGAATTCCTGAAATGATAGACGAGATCCAGATAGAAGCGACTTTTCCCGATGGTTCCAAACTGGTAACAGTACACCATCCTATCAGATAA
- the ureB gene encoding urease subunit beta, translated as MIPGEYFIAPGVIDANKGRTVAQVHVVNTGDRPVQIGSHCHFFEVNRMLSFNREHAFGMRLNIAAGTAVRFEPGEEKTVELVSLGGNRRAFGMNDLVNGTTIGDNARSKAMQQIHDQQFKHQPE; from the coding sequence ATGATCCCAGGTGAATACTTTATAGCGCCAGGCGTTATTGACGCCAACAAGGGCCGTACCGTCGCACAGGTACATGTTGTCAATACCGGCGACAGACCCGTGCAGATCGGCTCTCACTGTCATTTTTTTGAAGTGAACCGTATGTTGTCATTCAACAGGGAACACGCCTTTGGTATGCGGCTGAACATTGCTGCCGGTACTGCTGTGCGCTTTGAGCCCGGTGAAGAAAAAACAGTAGAACTGGTATCACTGGGTGGTAACCGCCGCGCCTTCGGTATGAACGATCTTGTTAATGGGACTACCATAGGTGATAACGCCCGCAGTAAAGCCATGCAGCAGATCCATGACCAACAATTTAAACATCAGCCGGAATGA
- the ureC gene encoding urease subunit alpha produces MSLKINRDRYAAMYGPTTGDKVRLGDTDIIIEIEHDHTVYGDEAKFGGGKTIRDGMSQSATATRDQGVLDMVITSVMIIDHWGIVKGDIGIKDGRIVKIGKAGNPDTMDGVDPDMIIGASTEVHGGAGLIATAGGIDTHIHFISPQQITHALHSGITTMIGGGTGPADGTNATTVTPGKWFIKKMLQSADAFPMNLGFLGKGNCATEPPLWEQIEAGALGLKIHEDWGASPAVINASLKAADKYDVQVAIHTDTLNESGFLEDTIQAIGGRVIHTYHTEGAGGGHAPDIIRAAMYPNILPSSTNPTRPYTVNTIDEHLDMLMVCHHLDKTVPEDVAFADSRIRPETIAAEDILHDMGVFSMMSSDSQAMGRVGEVIIRTWQTADKMKKQRGALKEDEGRHNDNYRAKRYVAKYTINPAVTHGIAAHVGSLEPGKLADVVLWKPALFGAKPEMIIKGGMIICSRMGDPNASIPTPQPVIYREMFGAFGGALHKTCVTFVSQAAAGKNIAQEYGLQKIVLPVKNCRNIGKKDMIHNDSTPAITVNPETYQVTVDGQVLTCEPATVLPLAQRYFLF; encoded by the coding sequence ATGAGCCTTAAAATTAACCGTGACCGCTATGCGGCTATGTATGGTCCTACCACTGGCGACAAAGTACGCCTCGGTGATACGGACATCATCATTGAAATAGAACACGATCATACGGTATATGGAGATGAAGCCAAGTTTGGCGGAGGTAAGACCATCCGCGATGGTATGTCTCAATCTGCTACGGCTACACGCGATCAGGGTGTACTGGATATGGTGATCACCAGTGTGATGATCATTGATCACTGGGGAATTGTAAAAGGGGACATCGGTATCAAAGATGGCCGTATCGTGAAAATAGGTAAAGCCGGTAATCCTGATACCATGGATGGTGTAGACCCGGATATGATCATTGGCGCCAGTACAGAAGTACATGGTGGCGCAGGACTGATCGCCACTGCCGGTGGTATTGATACACACATCCATTTTATCAGTCCGCAACAGATCACGCATGCATTGCACAGTGGTATCACGACCATGATAGGTGGAGGAACGGGGCCTGCGGATGGTACCAATGCGACGACTGTTACTCCCGGGAAATGGTTTATCAAAAAGATGTTGCAATCTGCCGATGCATTCCCTATGAATCTGGGCTTTCTTGGCAAAGGTAACTGCGCGACCGAGCCTCCCCTGTGGGAACAGATAGAAGCGGGTGCCCTGGGCCTTAAAATACACGAAGACTGGGGGGCTTCTCCTGCCGTGATCAACGCTTCGCTGAAAGCAGCCGATAAATACGATGTGCAGGTAGCTATTCATACTGATACGCTGAACGAATCCGGCTTCCTGGAAGATACGATCCAAGCGATCGGCGGAAGGGTTATTCATACCTATCATACAGAAGGCGCTGGTGGTGGGCACGCACCTGATATTATCAGGGCTGCGATGTATCCGAATATACTTCCTTCTTCTACTAATCCCACCCGCCCCTACACCGTCAATACCATCGATGAACATCTGGACATGCTCATGGTATGTCATCACCTGGACAAGACGGTGCCGGAAGATGTGGCTTTTGCAGATTCACGTATCCGCCCGGAAACAATTGCTGCAGAAGACATCCTGCATGACATGGGGGTATTCAGTATGATGAGCTCCGATTCGCAGGCTATGGGACGGGTAGGTGAAGTCATCATCCGTACTTGGCAAACGGCCGACAAAATGAAGAAACAGCGTGGTGCATTAAAAGAAGACGAAGGCAGGCATAATGACAACTATCGTGCAAAGCGGTATGTGGCTAAATACACTATCAACCCCGCCGTCACACATGGTATCGCTGCACATGTCGGATCGCTGGAACCAGGCAAGCTGGCGGATGTGGTGCTATGGAAGCCTGCATTGTTCGGCGCCAAGCCTGAAATGATCATCAAAGGTGGGATGATCATCTGTAGTCGCATGGGCGATCCGAATGCCTCTATTCCTACCCCGCAACCAGTGATATACAGAGAGATGTTCGGCGCCTTCGGCGGGGCACTGCACAAGACCTGTGTAACATTTGTCTCGCAGGCCGCAGCGGGCAAGAACATCGCGCAGGAATATGGTTTACAGAAGATCGTATTGCCGGTAAAGAACTGCCGCAACATTGGCAAGAAAGATATGATACACAACGACAGCACACCTGCAATAACCGTCAACCCCGAAACTTACCAGGTAACGGTGGATGGTCAGGTACTGACCTGTGAACCGGCTACCGTATTGCCGCTCGCACAGCGTTATTTCCTGTTTTAA
- the ureE gene encoding urease accessory protein UreE gives MIIIEKIEGNIITCPTEPRITDPLQLEWFETGKRVLRRYTLGGQEVALRFMREAPMLQQGDIVWMDDKKAIVISILPAQAIVLRPATMTDMAVICYEIGNKHLPLFLDGEDVLVPYEEPLFRWLEARGYVPAKELRTLTNMLKSNVTPHGHGTSGSLFSKIMQLTGK, from the coding sequence ATGATCATTATAGAAAAAATAGAAGGCAACATCATTACCTGTCCGACAGAGCCACGGATCACTGATCCGCTGCAGCTGGAATGGTTTGAAACAGGTAAGCGGGTGTTGCGCCGCTATACACTCGGCGGACAGGAAGTCGCCCTGCGTTTCATGCGGGAAGCACCTATGCTGCAACAGGGAGATATTGTATGGATGGATGATAAGAAAGCGATCGTCATCAGCATCCTGCCTGCACAGGCGATTGTGCTACGGCCTGCTACAATGACGGATATGGCCGTGATCTGTTACGAAATTGGTAACAAACACCTGCCATTATTCCTGGATGGTGAGGACGTGCTGGTGCCTTACGAAGAACCGTTATTCCGCTGGCTTGAAGCAAGGGGATATGTGCCGGCAAAGGAACTCAGGACGCTAACCAATATGCTGAAAAGCAATGTTACGCCACACGGCCATGGCACTAGCGGATCACTCTTTAGTAAGATCATGCAGCTGACTGGCAAATAA
- a CDS encoding urease accessory protein UreF produces MHNWLPYLLHLSDPTLPIGAYTHSGGLETYVQQGVIKDGVSAAAFIRNTLEHNLPYNDALFAALAYQATVADDVSLLVALDQECTALKSPQELRMASQKLGIRLLKLFSPLAQYPTGEKYMQQIKAGSATGHYCLAFGIYAALSGIPLTEALTAFYYNAATGMVTTSVKLVPLGQQLGQQILFELLSQLPALVTRTLTIPRDMAGRCSFGADISSMQHERLYSRLYMS; encoded by the coding sequence ATGCACAACTGGTTACCATATCTCTTACATTTAAGCGATCCGACATTGCCGATCGGGGCGTATACACATTCCGGCGGACTGGAAACCTATGTGCAGCAGGGGGTGATCAAGGATGGTGTAAGTGCCGCTGCTTTCATTCGTAATACATTGGAACATAATCTGCCTTACAACGACGCCCTGTTTGCTGCACTGGCCTATCAGGCAACAGTAGCGGATGATGTCTCATTACTGGTAGCGCTCGATCAGGAGTGCACAGCCCTGAAATCTCCTCAGGAGCTGCGTATGGCAAGTCAGAAGTTAGGGATCCGCCTGCTGAAGTTGTTTTCGCCGTTGGCGCAATATCCAACCGGAGAAAAATATATGCAGCAGATCAAGGCAGGTAGCGCCACCGGACATTATTGTCTGGCATTTGGTATATATGCCGCGCTATCGGGCATTCCACTTACAGAAGCATTAACTGCTTTTTATTATAACGCGGCTACCGGTATGGTTACAACCAGCGTGAAGTTAGTCCCGCTGGGACAACAGCTGGGACAGCAGATCTTATTTGAACTGTTATCTCAATTACCTGCATTGGTAACGCGTACGCTGACGATACCAAGGGATATGGCAGGACGGTGCAGCTTTGGCGCTGATATCAGCAGCATGCAGCATGAACGGCTGTATTCCAGATTATACATGTCTTAG